One window of Dehalobacterium formicoaceticum genomic DNA carries:
- the caiT gene encoding L-carnitine/gamma-butyrobetaine antiporter produces MNDSKKAVEKLEIDKILYFFPIVIILSACVYLGFNLEKANNIINVIFAYITGNFSWFYQFFTFGCLAVCIYLIFGKYGSMRFGDEKPEFSTFSWLSMIFTAALGGSLVLWATIEPFYYVMGPPFGVEAYSYEAYQWATTYPLFHWGFTGNSMYCALGVTFAYMFWVRKKDVNRASTACALVLGDKVTSGWAGKIIDILLIISIVGGIATTLGLSTPLASELIVALFGIPRTLTMDIALIIFWVILISITVYSGLNKGIRIVSNVRMWLIFGILGYIFLVGPKVFMLNNFCEGLGNMMNDFFKMSFYTEPFGNPDFNGFPQWWTIFYWAWWASYASQMGIYFARISKGRTVRSFCLAILTATGLGVWIFFAVFGNYTLHAFINEKLPQLPDILNNAGNAAAVVHVWESLPLPTLVLSAILLLTILATITLLNGSAYTLAMLSTKKLTGEQEPAGWNRISWVLVLGTLALILMAIGGLKAVQTSSVLVSFPMLFIFIIIIAGFFKVTRDDNWGNLNGKTTQNIVAKTDSESTNI; encoded by the coding sequence ATGAACGACTCCAAAAAAGCAGTTGAAAAATTGGAAATTGATAAGATCTTGTATTTTTTTCCGATTGTGATTATTTTATCTGCTTGCGTTTATCTGGGTTTCAATCTGGAAAAGGCCAACAATATCATCAATGTGATCTTTGCTTATATCACGGGGAATTTCAGCTGGTTTTATCAGTTCTTTACTTTTGGCTGTTTAGCCGTATGTATTTACTTAATTTTTGGTAAATATGGCAGTATGAGATTTGGTGATGAAAAACCGGAGTTTTCTACTTTTAGCTGGCTGTCCATGATCTTTACTGCAGCCTTAGGCGGTTCCTTAGTTCTGTGGGCGACCATTGAGCCCTTTTATTATGTCATGGGTCCTCCCTTCGGTGTAGAGGCATATTCCTATGAAGCCTATCAATGGGCTACCACATATCCTTTATTTCATTGGGGATTTACCGGTAATTCCATGTATTGTGCCCTGGGTGTCACTTTTGCCTATATGTTTTGGGTACGAAAAAAGGATGTGAACCGAGCCAGCACTGCCTGTGCTTTGGTCCTGGGGGATAAAGTCACCTCCGGCTGGGCCGGCAAAATTATTGATATTCTTCTGATCATTTCTATTGTCGGCGGAATTGCCACAACCTTAGGATTATCCACTCCTCTGGCCAGTGAACTGATCGTTGCTCTTTTTGGCATCCCTCGCACCTTGACGATGGATATCGCATTAATCATCTTCTGGGTTATTCTCATTTCCATCACTGTATACAGCGGTTTGAACAAAGGGATTCGCATCGTCAGCAATGTCCGGATGTGGCTGATTTTTGGCATTCTGGGTTATATCTTTCTGGTGGGTCCGAAGGTTTTTATGCTCAATAACTTTTGTGAAGGCTTGGGCAATATGATGAATGATTTCTTTAAAATGAGTTTTTATACGGAACCTTTTGGCAATCCGGATTTTAACGGTTTTCCTCAGTGGTGGACAATTTTTTACTGGGCCTGGTGGGCCAGTTATGCTTCTCAAATGGGTATTTATTTTGCCCGTATTTCCAAAGGACGCACTGTAAGAAGCTTCTGTCTGGCCATTTTAACAGCTACCGGTTTGGGCGTATGGATTTTCTTTGCTGTTTTCGGCAACTATACCCTCCACGCATTTATTAACGAAAAGCTGCCTCAACTGCCTGATATATTAAATAATGCGGGGAATGCTGCTGCCGTCGTGCATGTTTGGGAATCCTTGCCTTTACCTACCTTAGTTTTGTCTGCCATACTTTTGCTGACCATTTTAGCAACCATTACTTTATTAAACGGTTCCGCGTATACCTTGGCTATGTTAAGCACAAAGAAACTGACAGGAGAACAAGAACCGGCCGGGTGGAACCGAATCTCTTGGGTGCTCGTTCTTGGTACCTTAGCATTAATTCTCATGGCCATCGGTGGTTTGAAAGCTGTGCAAACCTCCAGTGTGTTGGTATCCTTCCCCATGCTTTTTATCTTTATTATCATTATCGCTGGTTTCTTCAAAGTTACCAGGGATGATAATTGGGGCAATCTCAATGGGAAAACGACGCAAAACATTGTTGCCAAAACAGATTCAGAATCAACCAATATTTGA
- the mttB gene encoding [trimethylamine--corrinoid protein] Co-methyltransferase, whose translation MGKRRKTLLPKQIQNQPIFDAPALETWDVVFRKMKRVGFRSFHLKWQRNKKGVILMCARTLRAGIPMMSGFSLNTFTEEQLDLIHFATLEILQDVGVKVESSEASQIFADGGCRVEKHGEYDIVKIPGYVVEDCLRWAPSNIVFYGRNKKDDFPADGKRTGASPFGENVQVIDRKNRNVRKSVKQDLAEATLLCDYYQQVPMVERALCSGDQIPAAQALHNFQAMVANTSKHILLSFGMAESAQKIIEMAYGVAGSKKAFEERPFVTAFVCPTSPLVLVKQCCEGTITAARGGAGVAIIPMALSGATAPATLAGTLIQHNAEVLSNLVLAQLTRKGTPTMYCTCSTIMDLRFTLAAVGAPEWGILSAALASVAQYYKLPFWGNGGQTDSKIVDAQAGYESSLTMLLTTLSGANITYGAGCLESGLTFDFAKFVLDMENFTRVQKAVAGIELNDEQMALDVIKEVGPGGEFMTHPHTFKHMKEMSMSKIFDRRNRSLWGEFTGGKDVTEGAYKEAERILAEHRPVPVSSSAMDTMGEIIREFEGQIK comes from the coding sequence ATGGGAAAACGACGCAAAACATTGTTGCCAAAACAGATTCAGAATCAACCAATATTTGATGCTCCAGCATTAGAAACCTGGGATGTTGTTTTCAGAAAGATGAAAAGAGTGGGTTTCCGCTCTTTTCATCTTAAATGGCAACGAAACAAAAAAGGAGTGATCCTCATGTGCGCCAGAACATTACGAGCGGGAATTCCCATGATGTCCGGCTTTAGTTTAAATACCTTTACCGAAGAACAATTGGATCTGATTCATTTTGCTACTTTGGAAATTTTACAGGATGTTGGGGTTAAGGTGGAGTCGTCAGAGGCCAGCCAAATTTTTGCCGATGGCGGCTGCAGGGTGGAAAAACATGGGGAATATGATATTGTAAAAATCCCCGGTTATGTGGTGGAAGATTGTCTGCGCTGGGCACCCAGTAATATTGTTTTTTACGGCCGGAACAAAAAGGATGATTTTCCGGCAGACGGCAAGAGAACGGGTGCCAGCCCCTTTGGCGAAAATGTCCAGGTCATTGACAGAAAAAACCGCAACGTGCGTAAATCCGTCAAACAGGACTTGGCAGAAGCAACCTTGTTATGCGATTACTACCAGCAGGTGCCCATGGTGGAGAGGGCATTATGTTCCGGTGATCAAATCCCAGCAGCCCAGGCCTTGCATAATTTCCAGGCGATGGTCGCTAATACTTCCAAGCATATCCTGCTTTCTTTCGGCATGGCAGAAAGTGCTCAGAAAATCATTGAGATGGCTTATGGGGTTGCGGGGAGCAAAAAGGCTTTCGAAGAACGACCTTTTGTGACCGCTTTTGTCTGTCCCACCAGCCCGTTGGTCTTAGTCAAACAATGTTGTGAAGGCACCATCACCGCGGCCAGGGGCGGTGCAGGTGTGGCCATTATCCCTATGGCCTTAAGCGGAGCAACAGCACCTGCCACCTTGGCCGGTACCCTGATACAGCATAATGCTGAGGTGTTAAGCAACCTGGTTCTTGCTCAGTTAACAAGAAAAGGTACGCCGACCATGTACTGTACCTGCAGCACGATTATGGATTTGCGCTTTACCCTTGCCGCTGTCGGGGCTCCGGAATGGGGCATTCTCAGTGCTGCCTTGGCCAGTGTTGCTCAATATTACAAACTCCCTTTCTGGGGGAACGGAGGGCAAACCGATAGCAAAATTGTGGATGCCCAAGCCGGTTATGAATCATCTCTGACCATGCTTTTAACCACCTTATCCGGGGCTAATATTACCTATGGGGCGGGCTGTCTGGAATCAGGACTGACTTTTGATTTTGCTAAATTTGTCTTAGATATGGAAAATTTCACACGGGTACAAAAGGCTGTAGCCGGCATTGAGCTTAACGATGAGCAGATGGCCCTGGATGTGATTAAAGAGGTGGGCCCGGGGGGAGAATTTATGACCCATCCCCACACCTTTAAGCATATGAAGGAAATGTCCATGTCTAAAATCTTTGATCGGCGTAATCGTTCTTTGTGGGGAGAGTTTACAGGAGGTAAAGATGTTACTGAGGGCGCTTACAAGGAAGCAGAAAGAATCTTAGCAGAGCATCGGCCGGTGCCTGTATCCTCATCGGCAATGGACACCATGGGTGAAATCATACGGGAATTTGAAGGTCAAATCAAGTGA
- a CDS encoding S8 family peptidase — protein MRKFVNYTLVCTLFLMLCLIVLPGTSKVWAEGETSLLEQKTPDQMLKEMTTGLDPKLREDYLPEEAWTDRMLVQYAAGKKETGRKEIITALKGSFKEFDTISLDGWDLIHLTAKQNPLKVIKELEGKEGIIHIQPDELLYLAGADPNLKQQWSLGLDVTLERASLNQDQGSSQVIEEKEELSQRVGADFITAWEKYQGKDILIALIDTGVDVTHPDLAQNIWSNLGEIAGNGIDDDHNGYIDDLQGWDFVEGNHDTNIKEAEEWHGTALAGVISAVKDNDLGIVGGAPRAKILPLRVFKNDSAYTSDVIEAIFYAESMGVQIINCSWGSSRENKALREAMEQSTCFFTAAAGNNGWSIDHQPIYPASFDLDQIITVTAINREGFLSSFANYGKSSVDTAAPGEDILSTAPGGKYESRQGTSFSAALAAAAAALLLEQNPDMQPGEIKKALMETGDLLSTLTEGTQSGRKLNAGNALEKIMPDKMTDIEGSVLPIDRDIQVTESMGMTALRQGDGGKPVRVTGGFGFNMMIVDGTVWTWGRNWTGQLGNGTNIDRTIPGPVFNLFHVIAVDGGFEHSISLKK, from the coding sequence TTGAGGAAATTTGTCAATTACACACTTGTTTGTACGCTGTTCCTAATGTTGTGCCTGATAGTTCTGCCAGGCACGTCCAAGGTGTGGGCGGAAGGAGAGACTTCCCTTCTTGAGCAAAAAACCCCTGATCAAATGTTAAAGGAAATGACAACAGGGTTAGATCCTAAGCTAAGGGAGGACTACCTGCCGGAGGAAGCCTGGACGGATAGAATGCTGGTACAATACGCTGCCGGAAAAAAAGAAACCGGACGCAAAGAAATCATTACTGCTCTGAAAGGATCCTTTAAAGAATTTGATACTATTAGTTTAGATGGGTGGGATCTGATCCATCTTACAGCAAAGCAGAATCCCTTGAAAGTGATCAAAGAATTGGAAGGCAAGGAAGGAATAATACATATTCAGCCGGATGAATTACTGTATCTGGCGGGAGCGGATCCGAATCTAAAACAGCAATGGAGTCTGGGTTTGGATGTGACTTTGGAACGTGCCTCCCTCAATCAGGATCAAGGATCTTCTCAAGTTATAGAAGAGAAAGAAGAACTCAGTCAAAGGGTTGGTGCTGATTTCATCACTGCCTGGGAGAAGTATCAGGGTAAAGATATCTTAATTGCCTTGATTGATACGGGAGTGGATGTCACCCATCCGGACCTGGCGCAAAACATTTGGAGCAATCTCGGGGAAATCGCCGGTAACGGCATTGATGACGATCATAATGGATATATTGATGATCTTCAAGGCTGGGATTTTGTCGAGGGGAACCATGATACAAACATAAAGGAAGCGGAAGAATGGCATGGGACTGCCCTGGCCGGCGTGATCAGCGCCGTGAAGGATAATGATCTGGGAATTGTGGGAGGGGCGCCTCGGGCAAAGATCCTGCCCCTTCGTGTCTTCAAAAACGACTCTGCCTATACCAGCGATGTGATCGAGGCCATTTTTTATGCAGAGTCAATGGGTGTTCAAATTATCAACTGCAGCTGGGGTAGCAGCAGGGAAAATAAAGCGCTGCGGGAGGCGATGGAGCAGAGCACCTGCTTTTTTACAGCCGCAGCCGGCAACAATGGCTGGAGTATTGATCATCAGCCCATCTATCCTGCCTCTTTTGATCTGGATCAAATAATCACGGTTACCGCGATAAATCGGGAAGGTTTCCTTTCTTCCTTTGCCAACTATGGAAAATCATCCGTGGACACAGCAGCTCCCGGGGAAGATATTTTAAGTACAGCCCCCGGAGGGAAATATGAATCACGGCAAGGCACCTCCTTTTCCGCCGCTTTGGCGGCAGCAGCCGCTGCCCTGCTCCTTGAACAAAATCCGGACATGCAGCCCGGTGAGATCAAAAAGGCCCTGATGGAAACGGGGGACTTGTTGTCAACCTTAACAGAGGGAACCCAAAGCGGCAGAAAGCTGAACGCGGGGAATGCCCTTGAAAAAATCATGCCGGATAAAATGACAGATATTGAAGGCAGCGTTTTACCGATTGATAGAGATATACAGGTAACAGAAAGTATGGGCATGACCGCCCTCCGGCAGGGTGACGGTGGTAAGCCGGTCAGGGTTACAGGGGGCTTTGGTTTCAATATGATGATTGTGGACGGCACCGTCTGGACTTGGGGCAGAAATTGGACAGGTCAATTGGGTAACGGGACCAATATAGATCGCACCATACCGGGTCCTGTCTTTAATTTATTCCATGTTATAGCTGTGGACGGCGGTTTTGAACACAGTATCTCCTTAAAAAAGTGA